One window of Dermacentor andersoni chromosome 7, qqDerAnde1_hic_scaffold, whole genome shotgun sequence genomic DNA carries:
- the LOC126534232 gene encoding membrane metallo-endopeptidase-like 1, whose amino-acid sequence MSSESSEELAVIQAARMGGAIAPRHQHPATLAAVDAVIIGGGPSVGARQREGTSGGHATTVLYFLTASAIFVSVVSLLVGLLPWRLFGLGGGPGTRDLFGGRQSLAADGDDRDADARAPAVIRPYRHAGHDGDGETRVCSTVACEKEGSALFRQLEFHQEPCDDFYAYVCKRWETAHKLPYGAARVSMDDTLLDEYELMLADIIQRGRPGYEAVKDIFLRCEYPRKGDTHWLDVLSKMGLRPFPVILKPGASLDQVVKDLMAIGIQPLFSLSVERSVENPEQSYLLIGQPDLLMGPLRLGLDIEYSYLDDALSGFISEISEQNQTARSNVLKVERFLSASMDRHQIEGSGLNDELVDVSEQFPKLARRIRTIVADAFGTDLSKRPLKTYSLKYLHALETGDLTTNIEDYLNYLAFRTAVEIAADNEIDLGDLMAVSYSRYAGYPAPRPITRRRLCIRMMNRFEPTLIMHMSMDSTATRLGGKASFNSLLDLLESILNETLYAQTEFDKDFRDSLVESVAAINWEPIVPDAVTSHNELFRRLVSIYETASGSKRVIESYMALSTMFRYRDFAQKDLDKWVGWRGGMLSTYARLDAPFLKLEVPFPVFDFLRDPDASMERFQLPRVGVRVFYALYHGIYHLAYNYGAGKKPTLFVSKLHALMDCLGRQYAKLRWTESRRRIGRNSYYSNLLDFLALEPTYLAFMRYADRASRNERLPKLENLTPRQLFFVEYARNFCEVNNATFLDRVLDEGTKAPGWYRVNGPLRNFRPFADAFMCKPNSFMNPLHRCALK is encoded by the coding sequence ATGTCGTCCGAGTCCTCGGAGGAGCTAGCCGTCATCCAGGCGGCGCGCATGGGCGGTGCCATCGCTCCACGCCACCAGCACCCCGCGACGCTAGCCGCCGTCGACGCCGTCATCATCGGCGGTGGACCGTCGGTTGGCGCCCGCCAGAGGGAAGGCACCTCGGGAGGCCACGCCACCACGGTGCTTTACTTTCTGACAGCGAGCGCCATCTTCGTGTCCGTCGTCTCGCTCCTGGTCGGCCTCCTGCCGTGGCGCCTGTTTGGCCTGGGAGGCGGCCCCGGCACGAGGGACCTGTTCGGAGGACGCCAGTCGCTGGCCGCCGACGGCGACGACAGAGACGCCGACGCACGGGCCCCGGCAGTCATCCGGCCCTACCGGCACGCCGGGCACGACGGTGACGGCGAAACCCGCGTTTGTTCCACCGTGGCCTGCGAGAAAGAAGGCAGCGCGCTGTTCCGCCAGCTCGAGTTCCACCAGGAGCCGTGCGACGACTTCTACGCCTACGTCTGCAAACGCTGGGAGACTGCGCACAAGCTGCCCTACGGCGCGGCGCGCGTCTCCATGGACGACACGCTGCTGGATGAGTACGAACTGATGCTGGCCGACATCATCCAGCGAGGCCGACCAGGCTACGAGGCCGTGAAGGACATCTTCCTGCGCTGCGAGTACCCGCGCAAGGGTGACACCCACTGGCTCGATGTTCTCTCTAAGATGGGCCTTCGGCCGTTTCCTGTGATCCTGAAACCCGGTGCCAGCCTGGACCAAGTCGTCAAGGACCTCATGGCCATAGGCATCCAGCCGCTGTTCAGCCTCTCCGTGGAGCGCAGTGTTGAGAACCCAGAGCAGTCCTACCTCCTCATCGGACAGCCCGACCTTCTCATGGGACCTCTACGACTCGGCCTGGACATCGAGTACTCGTACCTCGACGACGCTCTCTCAGGCTTCATCAGTGAGATATCCGAGCAGAACCAGACAGCCCGCAGCAACGTGCTCAAGGTCGAGCGCTTTCTCTCTGCGTCTATGGATCGACACCAGATTGAAGGGTCGGGTCTCAACGACGAGCTCGTGGACGTGAGCGAGCAGTTCCCGAAGCTTGCCCGACGGATCCGGACCATAGTCGCCGATGCCTTCGGCACAGACTTGTCGAAGAGGCCGCTCAAGACCTACTCATTGAAGTACCTGCACGCTTTGGAAACCGGTGACTTGACCACCAACATCGAAGACTACTTGAACTACCTCGCCTTCCGCACAGCTGTCGAGATTGCCGCCGACAACGAGATCGACCTCGGTGATCTCATGGCCGTTTCCTACTCTCGGTACGCCGGCTACCCTGCTCCAAGACCCATCACGCGTCGCAGGCTCTGCATCCGGATGATGAACAGGTTCGAACCAACTCTTATTATGCACATGAGCATGGACAGTACCGCTACAAGGCTGGGAGGCAAGGCTTCCTTCAACTCACTCCTCGATCTTCTGGAGAGCATCCTGAACGAAACCCTGTACGCTCAAACAGAGTTTGACAAAGACTTTCGGGACAGCCTGGTCGAGTCGGTGGCTGCTATCAACTGGGAGCCCATCGTTCCGGATGCGGTGACGTCGCACAACGAACTCTTCCGGCGTTTGGTCTCGATTTACGAGACTGCTTCCGGAAGCAAAAGGGTCATCGAGAGCTACATGGCCCTTTCTACAATGTTCCGTTACCGAGACTTTGCCCAAAAGGATTTAGACAAGTGGGTCGGCTGGCGAggcggcatgctgagcacgtacGCGCGTCTCGACGCCCCGTTCCTCAAGCTGGAGGTTCCGTTTCCGGTCTTCGACTTCCTCCGGGACCCAGATGCATCGATGGAACGCTTCCAGCTTCCGCGGGTCGGCGTTCGAGTCTTCTACGCGCTTTACCACGGCATCTACCACCTGGCCTACAACTATGGCGCCGGAAAGAAGCCGACGCTCTTCGTGTCCAAGTTGCACGCGCTCATGGACTGTCTGGGCAGGCAATACGCCAAGCTACGGTGGACGGAGTCCCGACGACGCATCGGCCGTAACTCTTACTACTCGAACCTCCTGGACTTCTTGGCCCTGGAACCGACGTACCTAGCGTTCATGCGCTATGCCGACAGGGCCAGCAGGAACGAGCGGCTGCCCAAGCTTGAGAACCTGACGCCCAGGCAGCTGTTCTTCGTCGAGTACGCGCGCAACTTCTGCGAGGTGAACAACGCCACGTTTCTCGACCGAGTACTAGACGAAGGCACGAAGGCACCGGGATGGTACAGGGTCAACGGGCCACTGCGGAACTTCAGACCATTTGCCGATGCGTTCATGTGCAAGCCCAACTCGTTCATGAACCCGTTGCACCGGTGCGCTCTCAAGTAG